The genomic stretch TTAACCGCAGGCTTTTGCTCCCTTGAATACATTCGCGATTGTTCCCACATACAAATGGCACCAAAGACAGCCATAAGAACTGGAATGATAACTAAGCTGAAGTTACTAGCAGATAAGAACATCAAGATCCAGTACAGATTGATGAAAAAGAAGAAAGCAACCACATAACGAATGAGAAAATATCGCGTGTAATACATGTTTTTAATCCCATTTTCACGTCTTGTAGCATCTAATTCTCTTTTTTCTTTCTCTGTTAAAGCAGCCATAGCTATCCCCTTTCTTGCCTAACTAACCAAGTTTTTTGTACAGATTTAACATTTCAAGCGCCACTTCACGAAGTGTCATTGTTGTCATCAAATGGTCTTGGGCATGGACCATAATGATTTCAACATTAATCTCTTTACCACCTGCATATTCTTGTAACAAGTGAGTTTGTGATTGGTGTGCTTTTAGCAGTTCATCATTTGATTCTTTCAACTTTTCTTCTGCTAGCGCGTAATCTCCATCACGCATAGCATCAAATGCTTCGTGGACGATTGAACGTGCGTTACCAGAATTTAAGATAATCTCAAATGCTGCAACTTGCAATTCTTCTGAATTCATATAACTCCTACTTCCTTTTTAAATCGTTAAAAATATTTTTTTAAATTCATCAAATGATTGGCAAGCTAACATTTGTTCTTGAAGTTTTGGATTATCAACCAAATCAACAATGGCAGATGTCAACTCTGGTAGTCCATCATTATCATGAATTGACATTGACATTAAAAAGATAATTTTGATTGATGGATATTGTTTATCCCATTTCACACCATTTTTAACAATCGCTACTGCAAAATGATGTTTGCTACCGACGGCTTTCAAAGGATGAGGTACGGCAATATTTTCCCCGAATACGATGGAACTCATAGATTCCCGCTGTTTCATCATATTAAGAAGTCGTTCCTCAAATTGCTCATTTTCATTTTGTGAAATGCTCTGAGCTAGTTTTTGCAATACCTCTTCTTTTGAAGCGTCCGATAGTAGAAAGAAATAGTCTTCTGAGAAGTAATCGTCAAATACATCGCTTACACTGAGTTCTGATTGACGATCTACTAGATTTGGTAAAGACCTATTCAAATGAGAAATTCCCTGTTTAATATCCTTTAACTCTTCATCATTTAAGAAAACTGAAACCGTAAAGACTGGAATATTGAAAATCAAGTTTGACAAGTCAATAGAAGAAACGATAAAATCAATTCCTTTTAACTTTTCATCATTGATTTCATAATAGCCAATCACATCCGTAATTGAAACCAAGTTCCCGAGCTCGTTTTCAATTCGGCTCTTAAGCATTTGAGCACTGCCGTATCCCGTAGCACAGATGACCAGAACATTGTATTTACGTTGTTCTTTGTATCTTTCTTTGGCAGCCATAAAATGCAGAGCAATGTAGGCGATTTCATTTGGTGATAAAGTGTAAGCACTGAAAGTTGGCATATTAGCTACAACACGTTCAGCTAGTTGATACATGTCGCGATAATTGGCTTGAATTTCCGCTGTCAAAGGGTTTTCCATAACAACCCTGCTTTGCAAGCGAATGAACATGGTTGATAGATGAGCAAGCAAGCCCTCAATCAATTGGAAGTCATTCTTAACAGTTGGATTAATTTGGTCAATACTGTCAATCAATTCCTGACGCATTTGCTCTTGCAAAACTTCTGAAATGTGACAAGCACTCCCGTGACCTTTTGAAACCAAGTGGAGAGTAATGTAATCAACTTCTTCTGCTGGAAAATCAATGTGCGTAGATACTGAAACACGTTTTAAAATATTTTCAGCAATTTGACGTTCTGCCAAACCTCTCAGTACCAGTTCATCTTCTGACACCTTGCTAATGCGAAAACCTTCGGTAATGCGACGGATTGCTAAAGCAATGTGGATGACTAGATTTTGAATCACAAAGTCTGATAATTTAAGACCACCTTCCCGACATTCATCCAGAACAATGATGGTTAGCTCTTCAAAAGAAATCTCTTGATTAAGCAACTCATTATCAACGTATGAATGCATGGTGTTAATAAAACCAGAATCAATAAAGTAATCCATGATGAAACGACGTTTATCACGTTCTTGTCCTAAGACGTAAACCCCTTTATTGGCTTTGCTTTCAATTTTCAAATGATAAGGTTTAAATTTTTGTCTTATCTTTTTAAAATCACTAGATAATGTTGATCGACTAACAAACAACTCATCTGCTAAATCATCAAAATAAATTTCATTTTGTTCAAACAAAAGTTTGTTTAACAGATAATTGTAACGATCATTGATATCCGTAATGTTTTGGTAATTATTGTGATGGTCATTGATATGATTTTCCTCTAAGAAATCAGCATAAGCATCATCATCTACGATGTCTAGCTTATAGCCATAACCTTGCTTGGAAATCAAATCAATGCCTGAGTAAAAATCTAATTTTTCAACAAGTGTTTTATAGTAAGTTCTAATTGTTCTATCCGAACATCCCATGTGCGCTGCTAGTTCTTTACTAGTTACAAATTGTTCTTTATCTTTTGTTAGATATTGAATAATTTGCTTTTCTTTTTTGTTTAACACAGAAAAGGACACCTCCAAACAACAATAGAACTATTATATCACATTAGGCATTAGATGTTTTCTTTCACCAAAGCTGCCATTTTTTCAATTCCCATTGGAATTGGAATGTAAGCTTGTGGTGGAATTTGAACGATTGGTTTGTTTTTCTTAGCAGCAGCATCTGCTAATTGTTTGAAGTTCATTTTTGTTTGTGGGCTGACAAGATACAAATCATATTTATCAGCTTCAATACGTTTTTGACCTTCCGGAACACCAACGGCATCCATTTCGATGTCTTCACCTTTTTCTTGAAGGTATGTCATCGTTTTTTTAGCAATCATTGATGATGACATACCGCCTGCACAGATAATTAAAGCTTGTTTAGCCATAATGTGAATCTCCTTTGTTTTTTGTTTACAATGATATTATATGAAAACGCATCCATTATGTAAACGCATTCTTTTTCCTTTGCAATACGGAAAAAATTCCTACTATTGCGGAAATTACTGTAAAATCTAGCTTTTTTCCGCATTGAAAAATTCCCACTACGGAAAATACTTGTTTTTTTAGAAAAAAAGAGACAGACTAGAAAACTAGTCTGACTTCTCTAAAAGAAAGCTGGAATAAATAGTTTTGTGTAAATTACAGAAACTTGATTTTCTTGCAAACCTAACTCATTGATAATTAGCTTTTTAAGTTTTTCATCATTCACCTTAGAATATACACGATAGCCTTTAGAGTCCTTGTGAAGCAGTTGAATTGTTTCAGCAATTTTTTGATTTGTTAAAATATCTGGCTGCTTATCAAGATTTGAAAACTTGATAATATAGGGGCCTCCCATTTGTTCACCTTGATTATCATAAGTTTTTCGATATTTACTTGTTCCAAACCAAGCAGCTGCAATTGCTACTAAAAAAAGTACAAGCCATAAATTAAAGTGAAGCATTTTTACATCTCCTATCCTACATCATACCAAGTGCACCTGATAGTTGTGCTGGGCGAATAAAGACCTGCTCATCTGATAAGCGATAGTCTGCCATTAAAATCTTTTTCAATTCCACATCGTTGAGGTGTGATTGAACACTGCAAGTATCATCTGATGAGCCAACAACTCTAACTTTTCCTTTAAGGTGCGCATTACTTGCTAAATCAGGCAATGTTACCCCATCTTTCACCACCACTACGTAGTTATAACCAAAAGTTTTTGTCACCCATAGTTTTGCATGAACTGTGTAAATGGCAGCTGCAATAAAAGCAAGCATTACAATAATTCCTACTGTTTCTAACATCGTTAATCTCCTTATGCCTTTTATTCTGAAGCGTTTCTTAAAACTTCATTGACATTATAAGATATTTATACAAAAAAACAATTATTTTTTAAAACAAAATGCCATAAATATTAACTTTTTAGATACACCTATTTTTGAACTTCTTCGACAAGTACCTGAGTAGAATCTAAACCATAATCTTTCATCAAGGTTGTTTTCAGCTCAGTATCATTAATCTTTGATTGAACCATACAAGTATCATCTGTCACTGAAATAATCTTAATTTTTCCTCTGAGATTATGATTTTTTCTCAAATCTGGTAACTTCAGTCCATGATGCATGGTAATGGTGTAATGGTAACCAAAGCGTTTGGTCACGCCCATTTTGATTTGGACAACACGAACAATCGCAAAGATTAACAAAAACCCAAAAATAATTGCTAAAATTGTCACCATAATAACCCTCACCTCCTTGTTCCTAACGGAACACTCAAATTATACGATTACTATAATCCTTTTTGAAAGCCCTGTCAATTATTTTCTGTAAGGCTTCTTTTCAGAAATTAAATAGGAAGAATCCACTGGAATTCTTTTGCAAAAAAGCCTCCAAAACATTGATATCACAACATTTCAAAGACTTTTAAAAATTATTTATAAATTATTTTACAAATAAGGATAATTCCTGCTAAGGCAACTGAGATGGTATTGGCAACAATTAAAGCTGGATCTGAAACGGAAATTCCATGCGCCAACCACAATGCCATCCCAGTGACTGACATGGTATACATGCCAAGTGAAATGGATTCAACGTCTTTGGTTTTTAAAACCTTGATCATTTGTGGCAAAAAACCAAACGTTGTCAAACAAGCCGCAATATACCCAATCATAAAGACCTACTCTCTTCTTATAACCATGTAAAAACCTTCGTAGGGTAAGAGATTACACCCCCACAAAGGTTTCAAAATAATAACTTAATGAATAACTTTAGACTTCTTCACCGTTTGAAGCAATGACTTTCTTATACCAGTCAAATGACAATTTTGGTGTACGTTTGTAAGTACCGTTACCTTCGTCATCTTTATCAACATAGATGAAGCCATAACGTTTGCGCATTTCACCTGTACTTGCTGAGACAAGGTCAATACAACCCCATGGAGTGTATCCCATCAAATCAACACCGTCTTCGTCGACAGCTTTAATCATTTCTTTGATGTGAGCACCAAGGTAATCAATGCGGTAATCATCGTGAACCATGCCGTCTTCTTCTACTTGGTCAATAGCACCGAAACCATTTTCCACGATGAAAAGTGGCAAGTGGTACATATCAGTAAACCAGTTCAAGCTATAGCGAAGACCTTCTGGGTCAATTTGCCAACCCCATTCAGACGCTTTGACGTATTTATTTTTAATCAAATCTTCTGTTTCAAGGTAGTCAAAGTGTGGGTTATTTTCACGGTGAGAATCGATTGCAAATGACATGTAGTAAGAGAATCCGATGTAATCAACAGTTCCCTCTTTCAAATCTGCCAAGTCTTCTTCTGTCACATCGACATTGATACCTTTACGTTCCCAGTATTTAAGAATATGATTTGGGTAGAAGCCATGAACATGCACATCAGTGAAGTAATAACGTTTTTCCATGGCTTTTTGTGCCATTAGGATATCTTTTGGATTACATGTTGCAGGGTAAATTGGACACATGGCAATCATACAACCAATTTGGAAATCAGGGTTGATTTCACGACCAATTTTAACCGCACGCGCAGATGCTACCAATTCATAGTGAGCGGCTTGATACATAATCGCTTCGCGATCATCGCCTTCTTTGTAGACAATACCAGAGTTTGTAAATGGTGCAAAATCTTCTTGGTAGTTTGCTTGGTTATTGATTTCATTGAAAGTCATCCAATATTTAACTTTGTCTTTGTAACGACGGAAACATGTTTCAGCAAAACGAACAAAGAAATCAACCAATTTACGGTTTGTGAAACCACCATATTCTTTAACCAAGTGATATGGCAATTCAAAGTGAGACAAAGTAACAACAGGTTCAATGCCGTGTTTCAAGCATTCGTCAAACAAATCATCATAGAATTGCAAACCTGCTTCGTTTGGTTCTAATTCATCACCATTTGGGAAAATACGTGTCCATGCAATTGATGTACGGAAGCATTTGAAGCCCATTTCAGCAAACAAAGCAATATCTTCTTTATAGTGGTGATAGAAATCAATTGCTTCGTGGTTTGGATAATATTTACCTTCAACCACACCGTCAGTGATTTCACGAGGAACACCATGACGACCAGCTGTCATTACGTCAGCAACACTGAGACCTTTTCCTCCTTCTTTCCATCCACCTTCAAGTTGGTGAGCAGCAACTGCACCACCCCACAAAAAATTATCTGGTAACTTAGCCATTACATATCCTCCTTGTTTAATACATTGTCATTATAGCAAGCGGTTACAAAAATAAAAATAGAAAAAATTTCCTAAGTCATTAGGAAATTCCTTCTATCTTGTTTCATTTTTATTTTTTGAGAATCAGGACAAGGTCCCACAAAAAAAGCACAAAAGCTAAGCCAAAAAGGCCATTTGATAGGATTTCTAAGTTTTGATTAAAACTCAAAATCGTCGCACTTATCAATACGGCAAAAAAGAGCAGGCTCAAAACAAAGCGGTTAACCACACGATTAAAAAACTTAATACGGTTGGTGTAATCGTATAAATCATGGTTAACTAAAATACGTCCATTTAAGACTTGTTCCAAGAGTTGATTGAGACGACGTGGGATATTCTTACCATTTTTTAGTTGATAAAATAGCTCGATAAGCAAGGTTTCTTTGTTCAAAGCTTGCTTAAGCATGTCAGGTCCCATATTTTCTAAGAAATAATTCTTAGCAAGTGTCATGAGGTCAACTTCTGGAGCTAGCTCACGAAAAATGCCTTCAATTTGCAGAGCGGCTTTTTCTAAAATGGTAATCTGCGGTGACGCTTTGAGTCCATTTTTGACAAAGACATTTAACAAATCCTCAATCAAATCTGTGATAGATAAGACACCGATATCTAGGCTAGAATACTTAGCCAGCATGCGTTCCACGTCTTGGGCAAGAGCTGACTTGTTCATTGAGGTATCAAAACTTGTGACAGACAAAATGCCTTTCATCATGCCTTCAACGTCTTGTGCCGTAAAGCTGTAAAGAATATCATTTAAGGCTACGCGCATGCCATTATCAAGTTTTCCCATAATCCCAAAATCAATAAAATAAATCTTACCATCTGAGATAAAGAGATTGCCTGGGTGAGGGTCACCGTGGAAAAAGCCGTCTTTGAAGACTTGCTTAATAAAACTAAGCATGAGTTTTCGACCAATGTCCTCAAGGTCATAACCTGCCTTAATCAACTCATCATAGTGATTAATCGGAATACCTGAAACGTAGTCTTCAACGATTAAACGAGGCGTTGTAAACTCATCATAGACTTCTGGACTAGCAATACATTTACTTGATTGATTCAATTCAGCAAAGGTAATCATAGCTTGAGCTTCATTGCGAAAATCAATTTCACGCGTCAAGCTTTCTTTGATTTGCTGCAAAACCTCAGGTAAGTCTACCATTGGAAGAAATGCTTTTGGGATACGTCTTGAAAGGCGAATCAAAAGTGTCAAGTCTTCCTCGATAATTTCTGGCAGATTTGGGCGTTGAATTTTGATGATAACGTCTTTACCATTTAGCAAACGAGCACGGTGTGTCTGAGCAACTGAGCCACTCGCTAGTGGCTCAGGTCTGATTTCAGAAAAATAAGCGGAAACAGGACCAGTAAGCTCTGCTTCTATGGCTTCCATGACCGATTCTGTTGGCAGCGGAAGCACATTGCTTTGTAGCTTGCTCAACTCTCTAACATAAGCTTCTGGAAAAATATCACTTCTTGTCGAAAGAATCTGACCAATTTTAACAAAACTTGGACCTAATTTTTCAAAAGCTAAGCGAAGCTTACGAGGTGTTGATTTATCTTCTGCTGCTTTTCCTTTTTCGATTAAAGAGGTTAACCCTACTGAACTAAAGGCACCAATGATTTCTCTTAAGCGTCTACCTGACATAACCCACCAATAATTTCTAATTTAAGATATTTGACTTCTTCAAAAGCGCATCAATTTTGTCTTCAAGACGAGAAACATCTTCTTTGGTAGCATATTGAACAGGTTTTGTTTTAGCATTTAATTGATCTAAAAAAGCTTGTGCTTCGTCTTCACTTCGGCGTTTTAGTTCAGACTGCAATTCTTTTCCTTCGTCAACAGTGAGGCGTCCTTTTTCGACTAACTCTTTTACAAAAGCGTCAGCTTTTTCCAAAGTCATAGACGTCAAACCAATACCGGCTAAGAGAACTTTTTTCAATTCTTCCATGATTAATTCCTCCTTGAATGACTAAATTAACATTATGTTTACCCTTTCATTCTACTACTTTTGAGATAAAATATCTAAAAGAAACAGTCGTTTCATGAAAGTTTCTTATACTAGAAAACTGATAAATTAAAAAGCTCCGCAGCTAACAAAGGAGATTAATTTGTCATGCGGAGCTCTTTCAAAAAATGTAAACAATTGTGTCTCATAGACTCTAAAACCACTTGCTAGCACGATCAAAAAAGAGGTCTCGCTAAGTGATTTTATATTCCTATTATAGTCAGCTAGCAAAAATGATTCTAACACTATCCTTCTCATTTATAATACTTTTATCTGATATGGTCTTGAAAATTTTTATGAAAACCTTTTCTAGAATACGCTTCCATTTTTCGAATTATTCTGCTATAATAAAAGAGTAGTTAATACTATGTTATGATTAGAAGGGGTATTATATGAAACAAGCAGATCCAGCTCACGAAATTAAAATAGATGAAAGCAAGCACCTTCTACCTTATGATTATTACAGTACAGTGGTTGAAAACGGCCGTCCTGACGTTCTTTTCCACTGGCATCCAGAAGTTGAAATCAATTATATTTATGAAGGTTCAGCTCGTTTTCACATCGATTACGATTACTTTAATAGTCAAGCAGGTGATATTATCCTCATACGACCAAATGGGATGCACTCTATCCACCCGCTAGAAAACCAGAAACATGTCACTGATACTTTTCGCTTTCACTTAGATAT from Streptococcus ruminicola encodes the following:
- a CDS encoding PTS cellobiose transporter subunit IIA, producing the protein MNSEELQVAAFEIILNSGNARSIVHEAFDAMRDGDYALAEEKLKESNDELLKAHQSQTHLLQEYAGGKEINVEIIMVHAQDHLMTTMTLREVALEMLNLYKKLG
- a CDS encoding BglG family transcription antiterminator encodes the protein MLNKKEKQIIQYLTKDKEQFVTSKELAAHMGCSDRTIRTYYKTLVEKLDFYSGIDLISKQGYGYKLDIVDDDAYADFLEENHINDHHNNYQNITDINDRYNYLLNKLLFEQNEIYFDDLADELFVSRSTLSSDFKKIRQKFKPYHLKIESKANKGVYVLGQERDKRRFIMDYFIDSGFINTMHSYVDNELLNQEISFEELTIIVLDECREGGLKLSDFVIQNLVIHIALAIRRITEGFRISKVSEDELVLRGLAERQIAENILKRVSVSTHIDFPAEEVDYITLHLVSKGHGSACHISEVLQEQMRQELIDSIDQINPTVKNDFQLIEGLLAHLSTMFIRLQSRVVMENPLTAEIQANYRDMYQLAERVVANMPTFSAYTLSPNEIAYIALHFMAAKERYKEQRKYNVLVICATGYGSAQMLKSRIENELGNLVSITDVIGYYEINDEKLKGIDFIVSSIDLSNLIFNIPVFTVSVFLNDEELKDIKQGISHLNRSLPNLVDRQSELSVSDVFDDYFSEDYFFLLSDASKEEVLQKLAQSISQNENEQFEERLLNMMKQRESMSSIVFGENIAVPHPLKAVGSKHHFAVAIVKNGVKWDKQYPSIKIIFLMSMSIHDNDGLPELTSAIVDLVDNPKLQEQMLACQSFDEFKKIFLTI
- a CDS encoding PTS cellobiose transporter subunit IIB; this translates as MAKQALIICAGGMSSSMIAKKTMTYLQEKGEDIEMDAVGVPEGQKRIEADKYDLYLVSPQTKMNFKQLADAAAKKNKPIVQIPPQAYIPIPMGIEKMAALVKENI
- a CDS encoding SemiSWEET transporter, which translates into the protein MIGYIAACLTTFGFLPQMIKVLKTKDVESISLGMYTMSVTGMALWLAHGISVSDPALIVANTISVALAGIILICKIIYK
- a CDS encoding 6-phospho-beta-glucosidase, whose product is MAKLPDNFLWGGAVAAHQLEGGWKEGGKGLSVADVMTAGRHGVPREITDGVVEGKYYPNHEAIDFYHHYKEDIALFAEMGFKCFRTSIAWTRIFPNGDELEPNEAGLQFYDDLFDECLKHGIEPVVTLSHFELPYHLVKEYGGFTNRKLVDFFVRFAETCFRRYKDKVKYWMTFNEINNQANYQEDFAPFTNSGIVYKEGDDREAIMYQAAHYELVASARAVKIGREINPDFQIGCMIAMCPIYPATCNPKDILMAQKAMEKRYYFTDVHVHGFYPNHILKYWERKGINVDVTEEDLADLKEGTVDYIGFSYYMSFAIDSHRENNPHFDYLETEDLIKNKYVKASEWGWQIDPEGLRYSLNWFTDMYHLPLFIVENGFGAIDQVEEDGMVHDDYRIDYLGAHIKEMIKAVDEDGVDLMGYTPWGCIDLVSASTGEMRKRYGFIYVDKDDEGNGTYKRTPKLSFDWYKKVIASNGEEV
- a CDS encoding ABC1 kinase family protein, with product MSGRRLREIIGAFSSVGLTSLIEKGKAAEDKSTPRKLRLAFEKLGPSFVKIGQILSTRSDIFPEAYVRELSKLQSNVLPLPTESVMEAIEAELTGPVSAYFSEIRPEPLASGSVAQTHRARLLNGKDVIIKIQRPNLPEIIEEDLTLLIRLSRRIPKAFLPMVDLPEVLQQIKESLTREIDFRNEAQAMITFAELNQSSKCIASPEVYDEFTTPRLIVEDYVSGIPINHYDELIKAGYDLEDIGRKLMLSFIKQVFKDGFFHGDPHPGNLFISDGKIYFIDFGIMGKLDNGMRVALNDILYSFTAQDVEGMMKGILSVTSFDTSMNKSALAQDVERMLAKYSSLDIGVLSITDLIEDLLNVFVKNGLKASPQITILEKAALQIEGIFRELAPEVDLMTLAKNYFLENMGPDMLKQALNKETLLIELFYQLKNGKNIPRRLNQLLEQVLNGRILVNHDLYDYTNRIKFFNRVVNRFVLSLLFFAVLISATILSFNQNLEILSNGLFGLAFVLFLWDLVLILKK
- a CDS encoding phasin family protein, whose protein sequence is MEELKKVLLAGIGLTSMTLEKADAFVKELVEKGRLTVDEGKELQSELKRRSEDEAQAFLDQLNAKTKPVQYATKEDVSRLEDKIDALLKKSNILN